A part of Nocardioides plantarum genomic DNA contains:
- a CDS encoding metal ABC transporter permease — protein sequence MAFSDFVDFSHYSELLPLVQNSLYAGAALGLLGGLVGVFVIARDLPFAVHGISELSFAGAAGALLLGGSVVAGSFAGSIIAAALIAAMGARARDRNSVIGVLMPFGLGLGILFLALYEGRAANKFGLLTGQIVAVDDARLTLMAGTAVAVVLVLAVIWRPLMFASVDADVAAARGVPVGLLHWVFMLLLGCTIAVAVQVVGALLVLALLCTPTAAALRLTTSPVLLPLLSSLFALTAMLGGTFLALGTSIPISPYVTTISFATYLLARLLGRPDRRGTPPTHDTGDTDDAGDGNERTSPSAVAVTAAR from the coding sequence GTGGCCTTCTCCGACTTCGTCGACTTCTCCCACTACTCCGAGCTGCTCCCGCTCGTGCAGAACAGCCTGTACGCCGGCGCCGCGCTCGGCCTGCTCGGCGGGCTGGTCGGGGTGTTCGTCATCGCCCGCGACCTGCCGTTCGCGGTCCACGGCATCAGCGAGCTGTCCTTCGCCGGCGCCGCGGGCGCCCTGCTGCTCGGCGGCAGCGTCGTGGCCGGGTCCTTCGCGGGCTCGATCATCGCCGCGGCCCTGATCGCCGCGATGGGCGCCCGCGCCCGCGACCGCAACTCGGTGATCGGGGTGCTGATGCCCTTCGGCCTCGGGCTCGGCATCCTCTTCCTCGCGCTCTACGAGGGGCGCGCGGCCAACAAGTTCGGGCTGCTGACCGGGCAGATCGTCGCCGTCGACGACGCGCGTCTCACCCTGATGGCCGGCACCGCCGTCGCCGTCGTCCTGGTGCTCGCGGTGATCTGGCGGCCGCTGATGTTCGCCAGTGTCGATGCCGATGTCGCCGCCGCCCGCGGTGTCCCCGTCGGCCTCCTGCACTGGGTCTTCATGCTGCTGCTCGGCTGCACGATCGCCGTGGCCGTGCAGGTGGTCGGCGCACTGCTGGTGCTGGCCCTGCTCTGCACCCCCACGGCCGCGGCCCTGCGCCTCACCACGTCACCGGTGCTGCTGCCGCTGCTGTCGTCGCTGTTCGCCCTGACCGCGATGCTCGGCGGGACGTTCCTGGCCCTCGGCACCTCCATCCCGATCAGCCCCTACGTCACGACGATCTCGTTCGCGACCTACCTCCTCGCACGGCTGCTCGGGCGGCCCGACCGCCGCGGGACGCCACCCACGCACGACACCGGGGACACCGACGACGCCGGAGACGGGAACGAGCGGACCAGCCCGTCGGCCGTGGCGGTCACCGCCGCTCGTTAG
- a CDS encoding metal ABC transporter ATP-binding protein, protein MSPVLSLRDATLALGGRELWRGLDLDVEPGTFVTVLGPNGSGKSSLLKVVLGLRGLTGGTARVGGRAVRRGDRRVGYVPQHQGYDTDTPLRGRDLVQLGVDGHRWGLPSWRRSDVVADRLQQVEAEHLGGVRLGRMSGGEQQRVRIAQALATDPTLLLCDEPLLSLDPRHQARVVDLLDRRRREHGTAVVFVTHEINPVLGVTDLVLYLRNGRFVLGTPDEVLRSDVLTSLYGAPVEVVRRRDRIAVLCDCGPEELAG, encoded by the coding sequence ATGAGCCCGGTGCTATCGCTGCGTGACGCGACCCTCGCGCTCGGCGGCCGCGAGCTGTGGCGCGGGCTCGACCTCGACGTCGAGCCCGGCACGTTCGTGACCGTCCTGGGCCCCAACGGGTCGGGCAAGTCGAGCCTGCTCAAGGTGGTCCTCGGACTGCGCGGCCTGACCGGCGGCACCGCCCGGGTCGGCGGGCGCGCCGTACGCCGGGGCGACCGCCGCGTCGGCTACGTCCCCCAGCACCAGGGGTACGACACCGACACCCCGCTGCGGGGACGCGACCTCGTGCAGCTCGGTGTCGACGGCCACCGCTGGGGGCTGCCGTCGTGGCGCCGCAGCGACGTCGTGGCCGACCGGCTGCAGCAGGTCGAGGCCGAGCACCTCGGCGGCGTACGCCTGGGCCGGATGTCGGGCGGCGAGCAGCAGCGGGTCCGGATCGCCCAGGCGCTCGCCACCGACCCCACCCTGCTGCTCTGCGACGAGCCGCTGCTCTCGCTCGACCCCCGCCACCAGGCCCGGGTCGTCGACCTGCTCGACCGGCGGCGTCGCGAGCACGGCACGGCGGTGGTGTTCGTGACCCACGAGATCAACCCGGTGCTCGGCGTGACCGACCTGGTCCTCTACCTCCGCAACGGGCGCTTCGTGCTCGGCACGCCCGACGAGGTGCTGCGCAGCGACGTGCTCACCTCCCTCTACGGCGCCCCGGTCGAGGTCGTCCGGCGCCGCGACCGCATCGCGGTGCTGTGCGACTGCGGACCCGAGGAGCTGGCGGGCTGA
- a CDS encoding SGNH/GDSL hydrolase family protein, which produces MRLLRTPTTRRLVAATSGLALALSLAACSGDGSSRPDPSDGPSSGAAASPDPEVVDTDVPETTPPKDDFPKMEFDVPLAAGVTDDQLQRLVDEGMLPTAPAHGGAFETMTNAVKAGPVPDVVLFGDSMVQQGVDPQVLGALLSKKAGRDVVTFNGASSRARWGMNAMLARYLVKIDHVPKVALLGITTRAGEHDSFYNTEGAHSPFSSMVEGCDRPASSNWSAADAAACEKDRSDLRTRFRSGGDQVARALEGKKPQTSLYIDPGSRLRSDGFMIHPGVTKAKAKAVSDERMRRGFPGFPTVVPDGQQQFDEAVKILRDAGTTVLAFELPYSPVHQANLEKAGRNYDARRQAMARELAGDKDVPLFEVKDFSAWWSDGDSRDAIHLAPSGAKKFAVQLTTLPGFTDAVVKGLG; this is translated from the coding sequence ATGCGCCTGCTTCGTACGCCCACGACGCGTCGCCTCGTCGCAGCGACATCCGGGCTGGCCCTCGCCCTGTCCCTGGCCGCCTGCTCCGGCGACGGATCATCGCGGCCCGACCCCTCCGACGGCCCCTCCTCGGGCGCTGCGGCGAGCCCCGACCCGGAGGTCGTCGACACCGACGTCCCCGAGACGACGCCGCCGAAGGACGACTTCCCCAAGATGGAGTTCGACGTGCCGCTGGCCGCCGGCGTCACCGACGACCAGCTCCAGCGCCTCGTCGACGAGGGCATGCTGCCGACCGCCCCCGCCCACGGTGGCGCGTTCGAGACGATGACCAACGCCGTCAAGGCCGGGCCCGTGCCCGACGTCGTCCTCTTCGGCGACTCGATGGTCCAGCAGGGGGTCGACCCCCAGGTGCTGGGCGCGCTGCTGTCGAAGAAGGCCGGGCGCGACGTGGTCACCTTCAACGGGGCCAGCAGCCGCGCGCGCTGGGGCATGAACGCCATGCTGGCGCGCTACCTCGTCAAGATCGACCACGTGCCCAAGGTCGCACTGCTCGGCATCACCACCCGCGCCGGCGAGCACGACTCGTTCTACAACACCGAGGGCGCCCACTCGCCGTTCTCCTCGATGGTCGAGGGATGCGACCGGCCGGCCAGCAGCAACTGGTCCGCCGCCGACGCGGCGGCCTGCGAGAAGGACCGGTCCGACCTGCGCACCCGCTTCCGCTCCGGCGGCGACCAGGTCGCCCGGGCCCTCGAGGGCAAGAAGCCCCAGACCAGCCTCTACATCGATCCCGGCAGCCGGCTGCGCTCCGACGGCTTCATGATCCACCCCGGCGTGACCAAGGCCAAGGCCAAGGCGGTCTCCGACGAGCGGATGCGGCGTGGCTTCCCCGGGTTCCCGACCGTGGTGCCCGACGGCCAGCAGCAGTTCGACGAGGCCGTCAAGATCCTGCGCGACGCCGGCACCACGGTGCTCGCGTTCGAGCTGCCCTACAGCCCGGTCCACCAGGCCAACCTCGAGAAGGCCGGCAGGAACTACGACGCCCGCCGCCAGGCCATGGCGCGCGAGCTCGCCGGCGACAAGGACGTGCCGCTGTTCGAGGTCAAGGACTTCTCGGCGTGGTGGAGCGACGGCGACAGCCGCGACGCGATCCACCTCGCGCCGTCGGGTGCGAAGAAGTTCGCCGTCCAGCTCACCACGCTGCCCGGCTTCACCGACGCGGTCGTCAAGGGCCTGGGCTGA
- a CDS encoding metallophosphoesterase — protein MGHTVVAVLGGLVGLVVLGAYVGWLYRRLAVAPDLSPRWRRGVAVALGLGLGVFVVGAVLLRRGDPAPVRPVVWPAMTSLAVALYLTLGLALLALVALALRLRGRTDARRRVLRVGTPAVVALALAVTGYGVVAATRPSVRTTVVTSDALPASYDGLRVVLMTDLHVGALHDASWTRRVVDLVMTQDPDLVLLGGDLVDGRPEDIAADVAPLADLATPLGVHAVIGNHELITGAADGPRWVAAYESLGLDVLTNESVELGPGLMLAGVPDATATGDLAPDPAAALAGVDPDDFVLYLAHEPRQVHDLPDGAGVDLMLAGHTHGGQLWPVGLLSRLAAPVVQGYGVADGVPLLVSRGVGTSGPPVRVLSPPQVDVVVLRAT, from the coding sequence GTGGGCCACACCGTCGTCGCGGTGCTGGGCGGGCTGGTCGGCCTGGTCGTGCTCGGCGCCTACGTCGGGTGGCTGTACCGCCGCCTCGCCGTGGCACCCGACCTGTCGCCTCGGTGGCGCCGGGGCGTGGCGGTCGCGCTCGGCCTCGGACTGGGGGTCTTCGTGGTCGGTGCCGTGCTGCTGCGCCGCGGCGACCCCGCCCCGGTGCGACCGGTGGTCTGGCCCGCGATGACGTCACTGGCCGTCGCGCTCTACCTGACCCTCGGACTCGCGTTGCTCGCCCTGGTCGCGCTCGCGCTGCGGCTGCGCGGACGCACCGATGCCCGACGCCGGGTGCTGCGCGTCGGCACCCCGGCCGTGGTCGCCCTCGCGCTCGCCGTGACCGGCTACGGCGTGGTGGCCGCCACCCGGCCGTCGGTGCGCACGACGGTCGTCACGAGTGACGCGCTGCCGGCGTCGTACGACGGGTTGCGGGTGGTGCTCATGACCGACCTCCACGTCGGCGCCCTGCACGACGCCTCGTGGACCCGGCGCGTCGTCGACCTCGTGATGACCCAGGACCCCGACCTGGTGCTGCTCGGCGGCGACCTCGTCGACGGGCGTCCCGAGGACATCGCCGCCGACGTCGCGCCCCTCGCCGACCTCGCCACCCCGCTCGGCGTGCACGCGGTCATCGGCAACCACGAGCTGATCACCGGGGCCGCCGACGGGCCGCGCTGGGTCGCGGCGTACGAGTCGCTCGGCCTCGACGTCCTGACCAACGAGTCGGTCGAGCTCGGTCCCGGGCTCATGCTGGCCGGCGTGCCCGACGCCACCGCCACCGGCGACCTCGCCCCCGACCCGGCCGCCGCGCTGGCCGGCGTCGACCCCGACGACTTCGTGCTCTACCTCGCCCACGAGCCCCGCCAGGTCCACGACCTGCCCGACGGCGCCGGGGTCGACCTGATGCTGGCCGGCCACACCCACGGCGGCCAGCTCTGGCCGGTCGGCCTGCTCTCCCGCCTCGCCGCCCCCGTCGTCCAGGGGTACGGCGTCGCCGACGGGGTCCCGCTGCTCGTCAGCCGCGGCGTGGGCACCTCGGGGCCGCCGGTGCGGGTGCTGTCGCCGCCCCAGGTCGACGTGGTGGTGCTGCGGGCGACGTGA
- a CDS encoding metal ABC transporter solute-binding protein, Zn/Mn family — protein MKKTLITAASLLALGSLAACGSDSDDGGATGGSGGDRLKVVASTNVWGDVAAQVGGDLVDVTSIIDDPSKDPHDFEADADTLLEVSQADVVVENGGGFDDFVETLLSSSKTKATVINAFDVSGKADGAPKGAEVNEHVWYDVPTVAKVATQLAADLGKADPDHADTYEANAAAYNKKLAGLEKAEADLEPSVQGKPVGVTEPLPVYLAEALGLVDKTPAAFAEAIEEGEDVPVAVLQETLGQIEDGDIDLLFYNDQTVSPVTEQVRAAADKAGIPIVPVTEILPKGTDYLTWMRGNIDAVSSALSAR, from the coding sequence ATGAAGAAGACCCTCATCACCGCCGCCTCCCTGCTCGCCCTGGGCAGCCTCGCCGCCTGCGGCTCCGACTCCGACGACGGCGGTGCCACCGGAGGCTCGGGAGGCGACCGGCTCAAGGTCGTCGCCTCCACCAACGTGTGGGGCGACGTCGCAGCCCAGGTCGGCGGCGACCTGGTCGACGTCACCTCGATCATCGACGACCCGTCGAAGGACCCCCACGACTTCGAGGCCGACGCCGACACGCTGCTCGAGGTCTCCCAGGCCGACGTCGTCGTCGAGAACGGCGGTGGCTTCGACGACTTCGTCGAGACGCTGCTGTCGTCGTCGAAGACGAAGGCGACCGTGATCAACGCCTTCGACGTCTCGGGCAAGGCCGACGGCGCCCCGAAGGGAGCCGAGGTCAACGAGCACGTCTGGTACGACGTCCCCACCGTCGCCAAGGTCGCCACGCAGCTCGCGGCCGACCTGGGCAAGGCCGACCCGGACCATGCCGACACCTACGAGGCCAACGCGGCGGCGTACAACAAGAAGCTCGCCGGGCTCGAGAAGGCCGAGGCGGACCTCGAGCCGTCCGTCCAGGGCAAGCCGGTCGGCGTGACCGAGCCGCTTCCGGTCTACCTCGCCGAGGCGCTGGGCCTGGTCGACAAGACGCCCGCGGCGTTCGCCGAGGCGATCGAGGAGGGCGAGGACGTGCCGGTCGCGGTGCTCCAGGAGACGCTCGGCCAGATCGAGGACGGCGACATCGACCTGCTGTTCTACAACGACCAGACCGTCAGCCCCGTCACCGAGCAGGTGCGCGCCGCAGCCGACAAGGCCGGGATCCCGATCGTGCCGGTCACCGAGATCCTGCCGAAGGGCACCGACTACCTGACCTGGATGCGCGGCAACATCGACGCCGTCTCCAGCGCCCTGTCCGCCCGATGA
- a CDS encoding zinc-dependent alcohol dehydrogenase, which yields MRAVTWQGRNDMQVIDVPDPRIEESTDVVVQITSTGLCGSDLHLYDPLTPFMTPGDVVGHEPMGIVRDVGADVTALKPGDRVVVPFNISCGTCWMCERGLHSQCETTQNRDQGTGASLFGYSKLYGAVPGGQAEALRVPFGNTLPIKVPQGPPDDRFLYLSDVIPTAWQAVDYANTPEGGTLLVVGAGPIGDMCARIAKHRGLRVIVVDSVAERLARVTERGGETIDTTEIDPDDVPDRVRDLTDGRGSDSVIDAVGMEAHGSPVAETAQKALRILPKKLQEIAMQHAGSDRLDALYTAFESVRRGGTVSISGVYGGAASPMPMLQLFDKQLTLKMGQANVHRWSDDILEVLQRDEDVLGVEGFATHHLSLEEAPAAYKSFRDKEDGMVKVVFRP from the coding sequence ATGAGAGCCGTCACCTGGCAGGGCCGCAACGACATGCAGGTCATCGACGTACCCGACCCGCGGATCGAGGAGTCGACCGACGTCGTGGTCCAGATCACCTCGACCGGGCTGTGCGGGTCCGACCTGCACCTCTACGACCCGCTCACGCCGTTCATGACCCCCGGCGACGTCGTCGGCCACGAGCCGATGGGCATCGTCCGGGACGTCGGCGCCGACGTCACCGCGCTGAAGCCGGGCGACCGGGTGGTCGTCCCGTTCAACATCTCGTGCGGCACCTGCTGGATGTGCGAGCGCGGGCTGCACAGCCAGTGCGAGACCACCCAGAACCGCGACCAGGGCACGGGCGCGTCGCTGTTCGGCTACTCCAAGCTGTACGGCGCGGTGCCCGGCGGGCAGGCCGAGGCCCTGCGCGTGCCGTTCGGCAACACGCTGCCGATCAAGGTGCCCCAGGGCCCGCCGGACGACCGGTTCCTCTACCTGTCCGACGTGATCCCCACGGCCTGGCAGGCCGTCGACTACGCCAACACGCCCGAGGGCGGCACCCTGCTCGTCGTCGGCGCCGGCCCGATCGGCGACATGTGCGCCCGGATCGCGAAGCACCGGGGGCTGCGCGTCATCGTCGTCGACAGCGTCGCCGAGCGGCTGGCCCGGGTCACCGAGCGCGGTGGCGAGACCATCGACACCACCGAGATCGACCCCGACGACGTGCCCGACCGCGTGCGTGACCTCACCGACGGCCGGGGCTCCGACTCGGTCATCGACGCCGTCGGCATGGAGGCACACGGCTCGCCGGTCGCCGAGACCGCCCAGAAGGCCCTGCGGATCCTGCCCAAGAAGCTGCAGGAGATCGCCATGCAGCACGCCGGCTCGGACCGTCTCGACGCGCTCTACACCGCCTTCGAGTCGGTCCGTCGCGGCGGCACCGTCTCGATCTCCGGCGTGTACGGCGGCGCCGCGTCGCCCATGCCGATGCTGCAGCTCTTCGACAAGCAGCTGACGCTCAAGATGGGCCAGGCCAACGTGCACCGTTGGAGCGACGACATCCTCGAGGTGCTGCAGCGCGACGAGGACGTGCTCGGCGTGGAGGGCTTCGCCACCCACCACCTCTCGCTCGAGGAGGCCCCGGCGGCCTACAAGTCCTTCCGCGACAAGGAGGACGGCATGGTCAAGGTGGTCTTCCGCCCCTGA
- a CDS encoding glycosyltransferase family 4 protein: MRICLVASSRFPISEPFAGGLEAMTHGLAAELVRRGHEVTLFAAPGSDPALPVSHLAPAAFSVSDLAMTDVNAPSATWLAEHHAYLDLMLRLSRGGAAEFDVVHNNSLHHLPVAMASSLGVPVVTTLHTPPLPFVESAIHLGPGAGASSFVAVSDFTSRSWAHVVGSEVIHNGVDLDRWRFGHGGGPAVWSGRLVPEKAPHEAMDACRLAGVPLVLVGPVHDRDYYRTEVEPRLGRGIEYRGHLDHRELARLLRTASVAVITPAWDEPYGLVASEAMASGTPVAGYARGALPEVVGPDGGVLVTPGDVEALAAAVRTARRLDRAACRRHAELTCSIERMVDDYERCYRAVVDGPVAA, from the coding sequence GTGAGGATCTGCCTGGTCGCCTCGAGCCGGTTCCCGATCAGCGAGCCGTTCGCCGGTGGGCTGGAGGCGATGACGCACGGCCTGGCCGCCGAGCTCGTACGCCGGGGGCACGAGGTCACGCTCTTCGCGGCGCCCGGGTCCGACCCGGCCCTGCCGGTCTCGCACCTGGCCCCGGCCGCGTTCTCGGTCAGCGACCTCGCGATGACCGACGTCAACGCGCCCTCGGCGACCTGGCTCGCCGAGCACCACGCCTACCTGGACCTGATGCTGCGCCTGTCACGCGGGGGCGCCGCGGAGTTCGACGTCGTGCACAACAACAGCCTGCACCACCTGCCGGTCGCGATGGCGTCCTCGCTGGGCGTCCCGGTGGTCACCACCCTGCACACCCCGCCGCTGCCCTTCGTGGAGTCGGCGATCCACCTGGGGCCCGGCGCCGGGGCCTCGTCGTTCGTCGCGGTCAGCGACTTCACCTCGCGCTCCTGGGCGCACGTCGTCGGCAGCGAGGTCATCCACAACGGCGTCGACCTCGACCGGTGGCGCTTCGGTCACGGCGGTGGCCCGGCGGTGTGGTCCGGGCGCCTGGTGCCCGAGAAGGCCCCGCACGAGGCGATGGACGCCTGCCGGCTCGCCGGGGTCCCCCTCGTCCTGGTCGGCCCGGTCCACGACCGCGACTACTACCGCACCGAGGTCGAGCCGCGGCTGGGCCGCGGCATCGAGTACCGCGGGCACCTCGACCACCGCGAGCTCGCCCGGCTGCTGCGCACCGCGTCGGTCGCGGTCATCACCCCGGCCTGGGACGAGCCCTACGGGCTGGTCGCCTCCGAGGCGATGGCCTCGGGCACGCCGGTCGCGGGCTACGCGCGCGGCGCGCTGCCCGAGGTGGTCGGCCCCGACGGCGGGGTGCTCGTCACGCCCGGCGACGTCGAGGCGCTGGCCGCTGCCGTGCGCACCGCTCGCCGCCTCGACCGGGCCGCCTGCCGTCGCCACGCCGAGCTCACCTGCTCCATCGAGCGGATGGTCGACGACTACGAGCGCTGCTACCGCGCGGTCGTGGACGGACCGGTGGCCGCGTGA
- a CDS encoding glycosyltransferase family 2 protein, translated as MRVAVVTIAHGRRHHLAGQHRMLALGSRRPDLYTVVAMGDEAIVPLEDHGLARDVVRIEVGAHGLPLSAARNLGVAHVVAQGADVVILLDVDCLPGFDLVAAYADAALAMPGRLWSGPVTYLRPGAAVDHPAELAALDRPHAARPAPRPGEMLVATRPELFWSLSFALTPATWQRTGGFDEAYVGYGGEDTDLARRATAAGVELWWLGSARAYHQHHAVSSPPVEHLDAILRNGRLFRDRWGEWPMLGWLTAFEERGLVRREGDDWARA; from the coding sequence ATGAGGGTCGCCGTCGTCACCATCGCGCACGGCCGCCGGCACCACCTGGCCGGGCAGCACCGGATGCTGGCCCTCGGCAGCCGCCGTCCCGACCTCTACACCGTCGTCGCGATGGGCGACGAGGCCATCGTGCCGCTCGAGGACCACGGCCTGGCCCGCGACGTCGTCCGGATCGAGGTCGGCGCCCACGGCCTGCCGCTGTCGGCCGCGCGCAACCTCGGCGTCGCGCACGTCGTCGCGCAGGGCGCCGACGTGGTGATCCTGCTCGACGTCGACTGCCTGCCCGGGTTCGACCTCGTGGCGGCGTACGCCGACGCCGCGCTCGCAATGCCCGGTCGACTGTGGTCCGGCCCGGTCACCTACCTGCGCCCCGGTGCCGCCGTCGACCACCCCGCCGAGCTGGCGGCGCTCGACCGTCCCCATGCCGCCCGGCCGGCCCCACGACCCGGCGAGATGCTCGTGGCGACCCGTCCCGAGCTGTTCTGGTCGCTGTCCTTCGCCCTGACCCCCGCGACGTGGCAGCGCACCGGTGGGTTCGACGAGGCCTACGTCGGCTACGGCGGCGAGGACACCGACCTGGCCCGACGGGCCACCGCGGCGGGCGTGGAGCTGTGGTGGCTGGGCTCGGCCCGCGCCTACCACCAGCACCACGCGGTGAGCTCCCCGCCCGTGGAGCACCTCGACGCGATCCTGCGCAACGGCCGGCTCTTCCGCGACCGCTGGGGGGAGTGGCCGATGCTGGGGTGGCTCACGGCCTTCGAGGAGCGCGGCCTGGTCCGCCGCGAGGGCGACGACTGGGCACGGGCCTGA
- a CDS encoding TIGR03943 family putative permease subunit, which produces MSTPQRAGLRSRLARATMARPTQGLLMAFLGAVLVRLSLSDAYLRYVTAWMKYPILASGVLLMLLAVGLVVSERPEPGHDDGHDDGHGHGPIPLVAWLLVLPGLVTFVISPPELGSYLAERRAGEAQTVAQPAALTTLSKDEVVPVDVTEFIWRAQDGGDTLEGQQVRLTGFVSYDRDGHWYVTRMVIGCCAADAISYQVQVDGDLAKPGRDQWVEVTGTYATGTGTDPDGRTPPAVTATTVEEIPTPAETYE; this is translated from the coding sequence GTGAGCACCCCCCAGCGCGCCGGCCTGCGCTCCCGCCTGGCCCGCGCCACGATGGCCCGACCCACCCAGGGCCTGCTGATGGCGTTCCTGGGCGCCGTGCTCGTGCGGCTCTCGCTGAGCGACGCCTACCTGCGCTACGTCACCGCCTGGATGAAGTACCCCATCCTGGCCAGCGGCGTCCTGCTCATGCTGCTCGCCGTGGGCCTGGTCGTGTCCGAGCGCCCCGAGCCAGGGCACGACGACGGGCACGACGACGGGCACGGACACGGACCGATCCCCCTGGTCGCCTGGCTGCTGGTACTCCCGGGCCTGGTGACGTTCGTGATCAGCCCGCCGGAGCTCGGCTCCTACCTCGCCGAACGGCGTGCGGGCGAGGCCCAGACGGTGGCCCAGCCGGCCGCCCTGACCACCCTGAGCAAGGACGAGGTGGTGCCGGTCGACGTCACCGAGTTCATCTGGCGTGCCCAGGACGGCGGCGACACGCTCGAGGGGCAGCAGGTCCGGCTGACCGGCTTCGTCTCCTACGACCGGGACGGGCACTGGTACGTCACGCGGATGGTCATCGGGTGCTGCGCCGCCGACGCGATCAGCTACCAGGTCCAGGTCGACGGCGACCTCGCCAAGCCCGGGCGCGACCAGTGGGTCGAGGTCACCGGCACCTACGCGACCGGTACCGGCACCGACCCGGACGGACGCACGCCGCCGGCGGTGACCGCCACCACGGTCGAGGAGATCCCGACCCCCGCCGAGACCTACGAGTGA
- a CDS encoding glycosyltransferase, which produces MSAGAGTRPGDVVGYYVHHVGRGHLHRATALAEHLAATGGPALTGLSSLPRPARWPGDWVELPLDDGDEPASPTARGRLHWAPLHHDGLRDRSAAVSAWIARARPRAVVVDVSVEMVLLVRLHGVPVVSVVLPGRRDDAPHLLGFEAADELVGFWPAQAHDMLHGVPFETKDRLHCVGALSRFAVAESSQDAPRRTGRHAVLLAGAGGHAPLPAAPGAWTWTVLAGDGWVEDPFSLLLSADVVVTHAGQNALAETAAARRPAVVVPQARPHDEQATTGSVLREGGWPAVVLDAWPTDDEALEKAAVLDGRDWAGWCDGRAVDRFAEVVLGVVAR; this is translated from the coding sequence GTGAGCGCCGGCGCGGGCACCCGCCCCGGGGACGTCGTCGGCTACTACGTCCACCACGTCGGGCGGGGCCACCTGCACCGCGCCACCGCGCTCGCCGAGCACCTGGCCGCCACCGGAGGCCCGGCCCTGACCGGGCTGTCGTCGCTGCCGCGGCCCGCTCGATGGCCCGGCGACTGGGTCGAGCTGCCCCTCGACGACGGCGACGAGCCCGCCAGCCCCACCGCGCGCGGACGGCTGCACTGGGCGCCGCTGCACCACGACGGCCTGCGGGATCGCAGCGCGGCGGTGTCGGCGTGGATCGCCCGGGCCCGGCCGCGGGCCGTCGTCGTGGACGTCTCGGTCGAGATGGTGCTCCTGGTCCGGCTGCACGGCGTGCCCGTGGTGTCGGTGGTGCTGCCGGGCCGGCGGGACGACGCCCCGCACCTGCTGGGCTTCGAGGCCGCCGACGAGCTCGTCGGCTTCTGGCCCGCGCAGGCCCACGACATGCTGCACGGGGTGCCGTTCGAGACGAAGGACCGGCTGCACTGCGTCGGCGCGCTGTCGCGCTTCGCGGTGGCCGAGTCGTCGCAGGACGCGCCACGCCGGACCGGACGGCACGCCGTGCTGCTGGCCGGCGCCGGCGGCCACGCGCCGCTGCCCGCCGCACCCGGGGCCTGGACCTGGACGGTGCTGGCGGGGGACGGCTGGGTCGAGGACCCCTTCTCCCTGCTGCTGTCGGCCGACGTGGTGGTGACCCACGCCGGTCAGAACGCCCTGGCCGAGACGGCGGCGGCGAGACGGCCCGCGGTCGTCGTACCCCAGGCGCGGCCGCACGACGAGCAAGCCACCACCGGCAGCGTCCTGCGTGAGGGCGGCTGGCCCGCCGTGGTGCTCGACGCCTGGCCGACCGACGACGAGGCGCTGGAGAAGGCGGCCGTGCTCGACGGTCGCGACTGGGCGGGCTGGTGCGACGGGCGGGCCGTGGACCGGTTCGCCGAGGTCGTCCTCGGGGTCGTCGCCCGATGA
- a CDS encoding glycoside hydrolase family 18 protein, producing the protein MSDLPPPPPSGPPPSGPPPSGPPPAGPPPAGPPAAGPSAAGGPTSGRSKAPWIVGLALVAVLAVVVVLVVTLTGSKAAEDARSVQDVADIAVDAAQDLDVDAGVDLLCEAPGASDRDQLESLIDEARDRAGTDDPDVDYEISDVEGDKSGSFRVHVTSDEQGLEDQELDFVVRVDVRGERSCIAGLQPE; encoded by the coding sequence ATGTCCGACCTGCCTCCACCCCCGCCGTCCGGTCCGCCTCCCTCCGGTCCGCCGCCCTCCGGTCCGCCGCCTGCTGGTCCGCCGCCTGCTGGTCCGCCGGCTGCTGGTCCGTCGGCTGCCGGCGGGCCGACGTCCGGTCGTAGCAAGGCGCCGTGGATCGTCGGCCTCGCCCTCGTGGCGGTGCTGGCGGTCGTCGTGGTCCTCGTGGTGACCCTCACCGGCAGCAAGGCCGCCGAGGACGCCCGCTCCGTGCAGGACGTCGCCGACATCGCCGTGGACGCCGCCCAGGACCTCGACGTCGACGCCGGCGTCGACCTGCTGTGCGAGGCGCCGGGCGCCTCGGACCGCGACCAGCTCGAGAGCCTCATCGACGAGGCCCGCGACCGCGCCGGGACCGACGACCCCGACGTCGACTACGAGATCAGCGACGTCGAGGGCGACAAGTCCGGCTCCTTCCGCGTCCACGTCACCAGCGACGAGCAGGGGCTCGAGGACCAGGAGCTCGACTTCGTGGTCCGGGTCGACGTCCGTGGCGAACGGTCCTGCATCGCGGGGCTCCAGCCCGAGTGA